CTGCTGGAGTCAACAAAGTCTTGGGAACAATATTATAGCACGGACATATCCTAAAAAACACCTTAAAGCCGAGTCACCATAGTATGTATTGTTCCATAAATGTAGTCCCGTCTCACACCAGCTGGGGAACTGTCGTTAATTTGGTTTTGCTCTTGGAGTCTATAGGGGCAGATTCCTCGGAAAAGGCTCTCTCAAATATTGACCGGAGGGAGCTCTGGAATTTCTGTTTGAAATCTCGACCCATAAAGACATAGAGAATGGGGTTGATACAACTGTTTATAAAAACCAAACTAGTGGCAATAGGTATTCCAACAAAAGTTATGTAGTAAAGGTGGTCATTTTCACCATAATTTGCAGACAACTCCAAAAAGGAGAAGAAGTGGTAGGGAAACCAGCAGACAAAGAATGACAAGATAACAGCTAGGGCAACTTTGAAAGGCTTGTTTGATGTGGTCATGTGATTTATTTGGATACGCAAAAGAATTACTGAATAGCATGAGATGATTATGGTGAAAGGAATAAAAAAGCTGACGATAAATCGAACGATTACTGTAGCCTTGTGCCTTGCATAGGCAACTGTTTCATTCTTGTGAAAGTAATTATAGCACGTAACATGATCTTTTGCAGCATTGTTTATATCTCGGAATATAAAATAAGGTAAACTGAAAATGAATGCTAAGATCCATACTGCCACGGCTACAAAAGAGGCCAACTTCGGAGTTCGGTGATTCTGACACCAAACTGGAAACACGACGGAGATGAATCGATCAATGCTGATCACAGTGAGCAGGAAGATGCTGGCGTACAGATTCATGAATAGAATAGTGCTATTCAGCTTGCACATGAATTTTCCAAAAGGCCAGTGATAGTTAAGAGATTCATAGGTAATGTTCAACGGCAGGAAAAATGTTAAGATAAAATCAGCTATGGCTAAATTAAGGAACCACACAACATTGACAGTCCGTTTCATTACAAAGGCTGTAAAATAGATAACCAGACCATTCCCAGTGGTCCCTAGTAGGAAAGCCAAAGAAAAGATCACCAGTGAGAACACACGAAGAGAGAATTCTATACGTTCctgtctttcttcttcttctgaagAGACATATGGGGTAGATTTATAGTAAGCCCAGGGGATTGTGGTCTCTTCTTTAAGAGTAGCATTAGAGAATAGATAGACTATTCTAAAATTCTTCATATTCCCCGGATAGATTTGAGgccaaaaaaatctgtaaaaaggAATATAGAAgctcaaaatacatttttattattggtCATGTACAAGAATAAAATCAAACATATATTCTATGGTCCACTTGAAAAATTGGTCAATGACTACAAACTTTTGAAAAACATTCTAAcatgtatgtaaagccaaaaaaaaactttttagagtTTTAGAGTAGGGAAGGCTTAGAATATATAAGGTTTTCATTGctttctgtgtccccactggagaTTTTTCCCTTCTCGTGTGACCATGTCCCTGTGGCTGAATGTGCCTGGGAATCCTAAATTTTGATTTGGCACCAAAAAAGGAATACAGAGGGAATCTTCCAGTGGAGACACTTTTTCCAATGATGACTGCCACGAGGCAATTTTCCCTCTCACTGCTTTCACTTGAAGTGGTGTCTACAGGACAAGAAATTAAGATACATTTGGgcacagatggaaaaaagaaagTGTCATGGGtataaaccagtggtctccaaactgaatGCAGCTCTTTATCCAGCCctcgggcaccattcctcccactgacaccagcaatggggcattcttcctcccaatgacatttaCGATGGGGTACGGGACAGGGCACATTCCGACTCCTACTGACCAAAGGTggtatgtcttttttttgtttgtttttttatgttttcatttgtttttattcaaagtttttttaaaaacacagatataATTTACATTACATTTCCAAAAAGCGtacacaaaaagaaaaatcacatttaaaat
This sequence is a window from Rana temporaria chromosome 10, aRanTem1.1, whole genome shotgun sequence. Protein-coding genes within it:
- the LOC120916446 gene encoding chemokine-like receptor 1, translated to MRLNSRRKNIHRRIQRGTSGLGKFKFFWPQIYPGNMKNFRIVYLFSNATLKEETTIPWAYYKSTPYVSSEEEERQERIEFSLRVFSLVIFSLAFLLGTTGNGLVIYFTAFVMKRTVNVVWFLNLAIADFILTFFLPLNITYESLNYHWPFGKFMCKLNSTILFMNLYASIFLLTVISIDRFISVVFPVWCQNHRTPKLASFVAVAVWILAFIFSLPYFIFRDINNAAKDHVTCYNYFHKNETVAYARHKATVIVRFIVSFFIPFTIIISCYSVILLRIQINHMTTSNKPFKVALAVILSFFVCWFPYHFFSFLELSANYGENDHLYYITFVGIPIATSLVFINSCINPILYVFMGRDFKQKFQSSLRSIFERAFSEESAPIDSKSKTKLTTVPQLV